The proteins below are encoded in one region of Pseudomonas sp. SCB32:
- a CDS encoding aldehyde dehydrogenase: MSQLRDAAYWRGKSRDLTVEARAFIAGAYVDASDGETFLVRSPIDGRELAQVALCRGADVERAVGAACGAFENGDWADLAPRQRKAVLLRWAALMSQHAEELALLETLDTGKPIADTTAVDIPSSIYCLEWFAELVDKVGGEVPACDPQFLGTVTREPVGVVAAIVPWNYPLLMATWKLAPALAAGNSLILKPSEKSPLSALRIAGLARAAGIPDGVFNVVPGDGETGRLLSLHPQIDCLAFTGSGAVGRQISRNAADSNLKRVWLELGGKSANIVMADCPDLRRAAQAAAAAVFSNMGQVCSAGSRLLVQRSIAEAFTVELLEAARAYLPGDPLDPASVTGSLIDAAQYQRVRQYIELGKGEARLLLGGEDSATVPGGHYLQPTVFAADASSRIAREEIFGPVLSVIEFDDLDQAIALANTSEFGLAAAFWSADLGAIRRASRRLRAGTVWVNCYDELLDMNFPFGGFKESGNGRDNSVHALDKYSELKSTIIRC; encoded by the coding sequence ATGTCGCAACTCAGAGATGCCGCCTATTGGCGTGGAAAGAGCCGGGACCTGACAGTGGAGGCGCGAGCCTTCATCGCCGGCGCCTATGTGGATGCCAGCGATGGCGAGACTTTTCTCGTACGCAGCCCGATCGATGGCCGCGAACTGGCGCAGGTCGCATTATGCCGTGGGGCCGACGTAGAACGCGCTGTGGGTGCCGCCTGCGGGGCATTCGAGAACGGTGACTGGGCCGACCTGGCGCCGCGCCAGCGCAAGGCCGTTCTGTTGCGTTGGGCCGCGCTGATGAGCCAGCACGCCGAGGAGTTGGCCCTGCTGGAGACCCTGGACACCGGCAAGCCCATCGCCGATACCACGGCTGTCGACATTCCCAGTTCCATCTACTGCCTGGAGTGGTTCGCCGAACTGGTCGACAAGGTTGGCGGGGAAGTCCCCGCTTGCGACCCACAGTTCCTCGGCACGGTGACGCGCGAGCCGGTCGGCGTGGTGGCGGCGATAGTGCCCTGGAACTACCCGCTGCTGATGGCGACCTGGAAGCTCGCCCCGGCCCTGGCCGCCGGCAACAGCCTGATCCTCAAGCCCTCGGAGAAGAGCCCGCTGAGCGCCTTGCGCATCGCCGGCCTGGCGCGCGCAGCGGGAATTCCCGACGGCGTGTTCAACGTAGTGCCGGGCGACGGCGAAACCGGTCGCCTGCTCAGCCTGCACCCGCAGATCGACTGCCTGGCCTTCACCGGCTCCGGCGCGGTCGGCCGGCAGATCAGCCGCAATGCGGCGGACAGCAACCTCAAGCGCGTCTGGCTGGAGCTGGGCGGCAAGTCCGCGAACATCGTCATGGCCGACTGCCCGGACCTGCGTCGCGCCGCTCAAGCGGCGGCGGCCGCGGTGTTCAGCAACATGGGCCAGGTGTGCAGCGCAGGCTCGCGGTTGCTGGTGCAACGCAGCATCGCCGAGGCCTTTACCGTCGAGTTGCTGGAGGCCGCCCGAGCCTACCTGCCCGGCGACCCGCTGGACCCGGCCAGCGTCACCGGCAGCCTGATCGATGCGGCCCAGTACCAGCGGGTGCGGCAGTACATCGAGCTGGGCAAGGGTGAAGCGCGCCTGCTGCTGGGCGGCGAGGACAGCGCGACGGTCCCCGGTGGCCACTATCTGCAACCGACCGTCTTCGCCGCCGACGCCAGCTCGCGCATCGCCCGCGAGGAGATCTTCGGGCCGGTGCTGAGCGTCATCGAATTCGACGATCTGGACCAAGCCATTGCCCTCGCCAATACCAGCGAGTTCGGTCTGGCGGCGGCCTTCTGGTCGGCCGACCTCGGCGCCATCCGCCGCGCCTCGCGACGACTACGGGCCGGCACCGTGTGGGTGAACTGCTACGACGA
- a CDS encoding dihydrofolate reductase family protein — translation MTRVRVDGFTLSLDGYAAGPDQDIDNPLGVGGTELHQWLVPTRTFQRSLFGKDEGTTGIDDDFAARGFQNVGAWILGRNMFGPIRGDWPDTSWKGWWGDNPPYHAPVFVLTHHPRPSIEMDGGTTFHFVTGGIREALDRAREAAAGKDVRIGGGPATLRQYLREGLIDELHIAISPVLLGRGESLFAGLDLRALGYECVESIASEKATHVILRRRGHSGA, via the coding sequence ATGACACGGGTTCGCGTTGACGGCTTCACCCTCTCCCTCGACGGCTACGCAGCGGGTCCGGATCAGGACATCGACAATCCACTTGGCGTTGGCGGGACGGAACTGCACCAGTGGCTGGTGCCGACACGCACGTTCCAGCGGTCCTTGTTCGGCAAGGACGAGGGTACGACCGGAATCGATGACGATTTCGCCGCCCGCGGCTTTCAGAATGTCGGAGCCTGGATCCTGGGGCGGAACATGTTCGGCCCCATTCGCGGGGACTGGCCGGACACGAGCTGGAAAGGCTGGTGGGGCGACAATCCGCCGTATCACGCTCCAGTCTTCGTCCTGACCCATCACCCTCGCCCGTCCATCGAGATGGACGGCGGCACCACGTTCCACTTCGTCACCGGGGGCATTCGCGAGGCGCTCGACCGCGCCCGCGAGGCGGCAGCCGGAAAGGACGTGCGGATCGGCGGCGGGCCGGCCACCCTCCGGCAGTACCTGCGGGAGGGCCTCATCGATGAACTGCACATCGCCATCTCGCCGGTCCTGCTCGGCCGGGGCGAATCGCTGTTCGCAGGACTTGATCTGCGGGCCCTGGGATATGAGTGCGTGGAATCCATCGCCTCGGAAAAAGCCACGCATGTCATCCTGCGCCGCCGGGGACACTCGGGCGCCTGA
- a CDS encoding LysR family transcriptional regulator, which yields MHFDLADLRLIVAIASTGSLSKAAASVPVAVSAASNRLRLFEERCGLSLFARHSDGMTLTPAGRLVLEASQRVLKEARQLKDTLQELGGERRITLRLAASTVANSTFLPTALGPFLADYPEVDLQLIEQNSKDVLRAVQDGAIDIGVYDGNLPTAGLLSLPFRQDKLVLLVPQDHPLASQRLPSLRDALGFPFVCLPAERAMQRFVEAMAVRNAMPLKVRVRAPGFDAIAQLVAQKAGVAMLPEAAATRLAQELPVSVVPLEDAWATRELRICVPSWDALSSHARQLVNYLMEEGSVPR from the coding sequence ATGCATTTTGATCTTGCCGACCTGCGCCTGATCGTCGCCATTGCCAGCACCGGCAGTCTGAGCAAGGCGGCGGCGTCGGTTCCCGTGGCGGTGTCGGCGGCAAGCAATCGCCTGCGGCTGTTCGAAGAGCGCTGCGGGCTTTCCCTGTTCGCCCGGCACAGCGATGGCATGACGCTGACCCCAGCCGGCCGTCTGGTGCTGGAGGCCAGCCAACGGGTATTGAAAGAGGCGCGGCAGCTCAAGGACACCTTGCAGGAGCTGGGCGGGGAGCGGCGCATCACCTTGCGCCTGGCCGCCTCGACCGTCGCCAACAGCACCTTCCTGCCCACCGCGCTGGGGCCCTTTCTGGCGGACTATCCGGAGGTGGACCTGCAACTGATCGAGCAGAACAGCAAGGATGTACTGCGCGCCGTCCAGGACGGCGCAATCGACATCGGTGTCTACGACGGCAATCTGCCTACGGCGGGCCTGCTGTCGCTGCCGTTCCGCCAGGACAAGCTGGTACTGCTGGTGCCGCAGGATCATCCGCTGGCCAGCCAGCGCCTCCCCAGCCTGCGCGATGCGCTCGGCTTTCCCTTCGTCTGCCTGCCCGCCGAGCGCGCCATGCAGCGCTTTGTCGAGGCGATGGCCGTGCGCAACGCGATGCCCCTGAAGGTGCGTGTGCGTGCGCCCGGTTTCGATGCCATTGCCCAACTGGTCGCGCAGAAGGCGGGGGTGGCCATGCTGCCGGAGGCGGCTGCGACACGGCTGGCGCAGGAGCTGCCGGTGTCGGTGGTACCGCTGGAAGATGCCTGGGCAACTCGTGAGCTGCGCATCTGCGTGCCCAGCTGGGACGCCCTCTCTTCCCACGCGCGGCAGCTGGTGAACTACCTGATGGAGGAGGGGAGCGTACCCCGCTAG
- a CDS encoding DMT family transporter, with amino-acid sequence MNTPTSLYQRSLSNGVLFAVLSATGFSLKAVFVKLSYAAAPVDAVTVLAIRMGLALPLFLWLIWFSKGPQQSRLSLADGARILLLGLVGYYLSSLFDFYGLQYISAGLERLILFTYPTLVLLLQMAVTRERPGSRTLAAMGLCYFGLGIALVHDIRVEGSNGQIMLGAAWVFASAVTYALYYMGTAAVVRRVGSMRLAGLAGGASSVMVLIHYAVTGDLQHLAALPNAVWIYGALMALVSTVLPIYWMALAIQRMGATHAAAFGNLGPVLTVFASWALLNEAISVYQMAGLALVLFGVSRLSAGKAAQPQAAPEQPSQGRQAAN; translated from the coding sequence ATGAACACTCCGACCTCCCTCTACCAACGCAGCCTGAGCAACGGCGTGTTGTTCGCCGTGCTGTCCGCCACTGGCTTCAGCCTCAAGGCGGTCTTCGTGAAACTGTCCTATGCCGCCGCGCCGGTGGATGCGGTGACGGTGCTGGCCATCCGCATGGGCCTGGCGCTGCCGCTGTTCCTCTGGTTGATCTGGTTCAGCAAGGGACCGCAGCAGTCTCGGCTTTCGCTGGCCGACGGTGCACGCATCCTGTTGCTCGGCCTGGTCGGCTACTACCTGTCCAGCCTGTTCGACTTCTACGGCTTGCAATACATCAGTGCGGGCCTTGAGCGGTTGATCCTCTTCACCTACCCGACGCTGGTCCTGCTGCTGCAGATGGCCGTGACCCGCGAGCGACCGGGCTCTCGTACCCTGGCGGCGATGGGCCTGTGCTACTTCGGCCTGGGCATCGCCCTAGTGCACGACATCCGGGTGGAGGGCAGCAACGGCCAGATCATGCTGGGCGCCGCCTGGGTGTTCGCCAGTGCCGTGACCTACGCGCTGTATTACATGGGCACGGCGGCGGTGGTGCGGCGCGTCGGCTCGATGCGCCTGGCCGGGTTGGCCGGCGGCGCCTCGTCGGTGATGGTGCTGATCCACTACGCGGTGACCGGCGACCTGCAGCACCTGGCGGCGCTGCCGAATGCGGTGTGGATCTACGGAGCGCTGATGGCGCTGGTCTCCACCGTGCTGCCGATCTACTGGATGGCGCTGGCCATCCAGCGCATGGGCGCGACCCACGCGGCGGCGTTCGGCAACCTGGGGCCGGTGCTGACCGTCTTCGCCTCGTGGGCGCTGCTGAACGAAGCGATTTCGGTGTACCAGATGGCGGGTTTGGCGCTGGTACTCTTCGGTGTCTCCAGACTGTCCGCCGGCAAGGCGGCGCAACCCCAGGCCGCGCCGGAACAACCCTCGCAGGGACGCCAGGCCGCGAACTGA
- a CDS encoding helix-turn-helix transcriptional regulator: MTSPPLHHTPLGPMLKRWRLLHRVKQSHAADMFRVSQSTISRWEARAQEAEPEQRARIEALLKARLDSAADHALARLVACSSQPVHLVCDLTHRLLACSASRAAEFSVPVAGLMGRSLWPLATEEIAAQESTLDSLGWREGIAAPALEFATGTNGSLLVPIHQSQCRWTRLTLSDGSTARLVETL, translated from the coding sequence ATGACCTCGCCGCCGCTGCACCACACACCACTGGGTCCCATGCTCAAACGCTGGCGTCTGCTGCACCGCGTGAAGCAGAGCCATGCGGCCGACATGTTCCGGGTCAGCCAGTCCACCATCTCGCGCTGGGAAGCCCGCGCGCAGGAGGCCGAGCCGGAGCAGCGCGCCCGGATCGAGGCGCTGCTCAAGGCCCGCCTCGACAGCGCAGCGGACCACGCCCTGGCTCGCCTCGTGGCCTGCAGTTCGCAGCCCGTCCACCTGGTCTGCGACCTGACACACCGCCTGCTCGCCTGCTCAGCGTCACGGGCTGCGGAGTTCAGCGTTCCCGTCGCCGGGCTGATGGGGCGCTCGCTCTGGCCACTCGCGACCGAGGAAATTGCCGCTCAGGAATCGACGCTGGACTCGCTGGGCTGGCGCGAAGGCATTGCGGCGCCGGCGCTGGAATTCGCCACCGGTACCAATGGCTCGCTGCTGGTGCCGATCCACCAGAGCCAGTGCCGCTGGACGCGCCTCACGCTGTCGGACGGCTCGACGGCTCGCCTGGTCGAGACACTCTGA
- a CDS encoding HD domain-containing protein, giving the protein MRDQGIHDKLAFLRQAEKLKSVLRSAHTSTGRRESTAEHSWRLALLAMVFAEDLGDLDLCKVLQLCLIHDLGEALSGDVPAVDVQAHGNKGDSERQDLLCMTSPLAAPLRERILSLYDEYEAAATAEAQAVKALDKLETILQHTQGQNPPDFNYEFNLGYGRRYTDATPFLASLREVLDDETRKRAAG; this is encoded by the coding sequence ATGCGCGACCAGGGTATCCACGACAAGCTCGCCTTTCTTCGCCAAGCCGAAAAGCTCAAGAGCGTGCTGCGCAGCGCCCACACCTCCACCGGCCGGCGCGAAAGCACCGCCGAACACAGCTGGCGCCTGGCCCTGCTGGCCATGGTGTTCGCCGAAGACCTGGGTGACCTCGACCTGTGCAAGGTGCTGCAGCTGTGCCTCATCCACGACCTAGGGGAAGCGCTGAGCGGCGACGTGCCGGCCGTCGACGTCCAGGCCCATGGCAACAAGGGAGACAGCGAGCGGCAGGACCTGCTCTGCATGACCTCGCCACTCGCAGCGCCCCTGCGCGAGCGGATCCTTTCCCTCTACGACGAGTACGAGGCCGCCGCAACTGCCGAAGCGCAGGCGGTGAAGGCGCTGGACAAACTCGAAACCATCCTGCAGCACACCCAGGGACAGAACCCGCCCGACTTTAACTACGAATTCAACCTCGGCTACGGCCGCCGCTACACCGACGCCACGCCATTTCTCGCCTCGCTGCGCGAGGTTCTCGATGACGAGACGCGCAAGCGCGCAGCCGGGTAG
- a CDS encoding metalloregulator ArsR/SmtB family transcription factor translates to MADQLTPTTVFKCLADDTRVRLMLLITREEELCVCELTCALDESQPKISRHLAQLRTCGLLVDRRQGQWVYYRLRPELPDWVRQVLSTALDANQHWLAPETKRLNAMGDCPERAAACC, encoded by the coding sequence ATGGCTGACCAGCTAACCCCAACCACCGTATTCAAATGCCTGGCCGACGACACCCGCGTACGCCTGATGCTGCTGATCACCCGCGAAGAAGAGTTATGCGTGTGCGAACTGACCTGCGCCCTGGATGAAAGCCAGCCGAAGATTTCCCGCCACCTTGCGCAATTGCGTACCTGTGGATTGCTGGTGGATCGACGCCAGGGCCAATGGGTGTATTACCGCTTGCGCCCTGAACTCCCGGACTGGGTGCGTCAAGTGCTGAGTACCGCGCTGGATGCCAACCAGCATTGGCTGGCCCCCGAAACCAAACGCCTGAATGCCATGGGCGATTGCCCGGAGCGGGCAGCCGCCTGCTGCTGA
- a CDS encoding ArsJ-associated glyceraldehyde-3-phosphate dehydrogenase, with protein sequence MSIKIGINGFGRIGRLALRAAWDWPEFEFVRINDPAGDAETHAHLINFDSVHGRWHYEASADGNSVIIGGKRIEVTANKSIGDTDWSDCDLVIEASGKMKTVAVLQAYLDQGVKRVVVSAPVKETGALNVVMGVNQHLFDPAQHRIITAASCTTNCLAPVVKVIHENLGIRHGSITTIHDLTNTQSILDQPHKDLRRARASGMSLIPTTTGSATAIAEIFPELRGRLNGHAVRVPLANASLTDCVFEVERETNVDEVNQLLKRAAENELKDILGYEERPLVSIDYRTDPRSSIIDALSTMVVNGTQVKLYAWYDNEWGYANRTVELAKLVGLAG encoded by the coding sequence ATGAGCATCAAAATCGGAATCAACGGTTTCGGTCGTATCGGTCGCCTGGCGCTGCGTGCTGCCTGGGACTGGCCGGAATTCGAGTTTGTCAGGATCAATGACCCGGCCGGCGATGCCGAAACCCACGCGCACCTGATCAACTTCGATTCGGTGCACGGCCGCTGGCACTACGAAGCCAGCGCGGACGGCAATTCGGTGATCATCGGTGGCAAGCGCATCGAGGTCACCGCCAACAAAAGCATCGGCGACACCGACTGGTCGGACTGCGATCTGGTCATCGAGGCCAGCGGCAAGATGAAGACGGTTGCCGTGCTCCAGGCCTACCTCGACCAAGGGGTGAAGCGGGTCGTGGTCAGTGCGCCGGTCAAGGAAACAGGAGCGCTGAACGTCGTGATGGGTGTCAATCAGCACCTGTTCGACCCTGCGCAGCATCGCATCATCACGGCGGCCTCCTGCACAACCAACTGCCTGGCTCCGGTGGTGAAGGTGATCCACGAGAATCTTGGCATCCGCCACGGCTCGATCACCACCATCCACGACCTGACCAATACGCAGAGCATCCTCGATCAGCCGCACAAGGACCTGCGCCGTGCCCGCGCCTCCGGCATGAGCCTCATCCCGACCACCACCGGTTCGGCAACCGCCATTGCGGAAATCTTCCCTGAGCTGCGGGGGCGTCTGAATGGCCATGCTGTCCGCGTTCCGCTGGCCAACGCCTCGCTGACCGATTGCGTGTTCGAGGTCGAGCGGGAAACCAACGTGGATGAGGTCAACCAGTTGCTCAAGCGCGCGGCCGAAAACGAACTGAAGGACATCCTCGGCTACGAGGAGCGCCCCCTGGTCTCCATCGACTACCGCACCGATCCGCGCTCGTCGATCATCGACGCGCTGTCGACCATGGTGGTCAATGGCACCCAGGTGAAGCTCTATGCCTGGTACGACAACGAATGGGGCTACGCCAACCGCACCGTGGAACTGGCGAAGCTGGTCGGCCTGGCCGGTTGA
- the arsJ gene encoding organoarsenical effux MFS transporter ArsJ yields the protein MKALSSLAPEVRQYLLVTGNYWAFTLTDGALRMLVVLHFHALGYSPLQIATLFVFYEFFGVVTNLVGGYLGAHFGLNRTMNIGLAMQVVALLMLTVPSALLSIPWVMGAQALSGIAKDLNKMSAKSSIKLLVPDTQQGKLYRWVAILTGSKNALKGLGFFLGGALLALLGFKGAVLAMALVLGLIWIGSLLSLKKDLGKAKAKPKFRDMLSKSRAINILSAARLFLFGARDVWFVVALPVYLSATFGWDFWLVGGFLAAWVIGYGIVQSFAPALTGKRRGHVPDGRAAVAWAVPLAILPAAIAIGLNASLSAEGVLLGGLMVFGALFAVNSSLHSYLIVSYAKEDGVSLDVGFYYMSNAMGRLIGTVLSGWVFQAYGLVACLWISVGFVLLAAVISIALPRHAGAAVTSQQ from the coding sequence ATGAAGGCGCTATCGTCGCTCGCACCGGAAGTCCGGCAGTACCTGCTGGTGACGGGAAACTACTGGGCATTCACGCTGACCGATGGCGCCCTGCGCATGCTGGTGGTGCTCCACTTCCACGCGCTGGGGTATTCGCCCCTGCAGATCGCCACCCTGTTCGTGTTCTACGAGTTCTTCGGCGTCGTCACCAATCTGGTGGGCGGCTATCTCGGCGCCCACTTCGGCCTGAACCGCACCATGAACATCGGCCTCGCCATGCAGGTGGTGGCCTTGCTGATGCTCACGGTTCCGTCGGCCCTGCTGAGCATCCCCTGGGTGATGGGCGCGCAGGCCTTGTCGGGCATCGCCAAGGATCTCAACAAGATGAGCGCCAAGAGTTCGATCAAGCTCCTGGTGCCGGATACGCAGCAAGGCAAGCTCTATCGGTGGGTGGCGATCCTCACGGGCTCGAAGAATGCACTCAAGGGGCTGGGCTTCTTCCTGGGCGGGGCGCTGCTGGCCCTGCTCGGCTTCAAGGGCGCCGTACTGGCGATGGCCCTGGTACTGGGCCTTATCTGGATCGGCAGCCTGCTGTCGCTGAAGAAAGACCTGGGCAAGGCCAAGGCCAAGCCCAAGTTCCGCGACATGCTCTCCAAGAGCCGGGCGATCAACATCCTTTCCGCGGCCCGCCTGTTCCTGTTCGGCGCCCGCGACGTCTGGTTCGTGGTCGCCCTGCCGGTCTACCTGAGCGCAACCTTCGGCTGGGACTTCTGGCTGGTCGGCGGATTCCTCGCCGCCTGGGTAATCGGCTACGGCATCGTCCAGTCCTTCGCACCGGCCTTGACGGGCAAGCGGCGCGGGCATGTTCCCGACGGCCGCGCGGCGGTTGCCTGGGCGGTGCCGCTGGCCATCTTGCCGGCGGCGATTGCCATTGGCCTGAATGCCAGCCTGTCCGCTGAAGGGGTGCTGCTGGGTGGCCTAATGGTCTTTGGCGCGCTCTTCGCCGTGAACTCCTCGTTGCACAGCTACCTGATCGTCTCGTATGCCAAAGAGGACGGCGTATCCCTGGATGTCGGCTTCTACTACATGTCCAACGCCATGGGGCGCCTGATTGGCACAGTGCTTTCCGGCTGGGTATTCCAGGCGTATGGCTTGGTGGCGTGCCTCTGGATATCGGTGGGCTTCGTCCTGTTGGCGGCGGTCATTTCCATCGCATTGCCCAGGCATGCTGGAGCAGCCGTAACCTCGCAGCAGTGA
- a CDS encoding acyl-CoA dehydrogenase C-terminal domain-containing protein, translated as MSEYRAPLRDMQFVLNEVFEVAKLWAELPALAETVDAETASAILEEAGKVTGGVIAPLNRSGDEEGCSWSAEGVKTPAGFPEAYRIYAEGGWVGVGGAPEFGGMGMPKVIGAQVEEMVNAANLSFGLYPMLTAGACLSLLNHASEELKAKFLPNMYAGTWAGSMCLTEPHAGTDLGIIRTKAEPQADGSYKISGTKIFITGGEHDLTENIIHLVLAKLPDAPAGSKGISLFLVPKVMVNADGSLAERNAVSCGSIEHKMGIKGSATCVMNFDGATGWIVDAPNKGLAAMFTMMNYERLGVGIQGLATGERSYQSAVEYARERIQSRAPTGPVAKDKAADPIIVHPDVRRMLLTMKALNEGGRAFSSYVAMQLDTAKYSEEPTTRKRAEELVALLTPVAKAFLTDMGLETTIHGQQVFGGHGFIREWGQEQLVRDCRITQIYEGTNGIQALDLMGRKIVGSGGAYAKLFTDEIRTFTASASAELAEFTGPLNAAVQNLEELTAWVLDRAKGNPNEIGAASVEYLQAFGYTAYAYMWALMARASLGKEGQDAFYASKLGTARFYFARLLPRIHSLSASVKAGSESLYLLDAVQF; from the coding sequence ATGTCTGAGTACCGAGCGCCCCTGCGTGACATGCAATTCGTCCTCAATGAGGTCTTCGAGGTTGCCAAGCTCTGGGCAGAACTGCCGGCGCTGGCCGAGACCGTCGATGCCGAGACCGCCAGCGCGATCCTCGAAGAGGCCGGCAAGGTCACTGGCGGCGTGATCGCCCCGCTGAACCGCAGCGGCGACGAGGAAGGCTGCAGCTGGAGCGCCGAGGGTGTGAAGACGCCGGCCGGCTTCCCCGAGGCCTACCGCATCTACGCCGAAGGCGGTTGGGTGGGCGTGGGCGGCGCGCCGGAATTCGGCGGCATGGGCATGCCCAAGGTGATCGGCGCCCAGGTCGAGGAAATGGTCAACGCGGCCAACCTGTCCTTCGGCCTCTACCCGATGCTCACCGCCGGCGCCTGTCTGTCGCTGCTCAACCACGCCAGCGAAGAGCTCAAGGCCAAGTTCCTGCCCAACATGTACGCCGGTACCTGGGCCGGTTCCATGTGCCTGACCGAGCCGCACGCCGGCACCGACCTGGGCATCATCCGCACCAAGGCCGAACCGCAGGCCGACGGCAGCTACAAGATTTCCGGCACCAAGATCTTCATCACCGGCGGCGAGCACGACCTGACCGAGAACATCATCCACCTGGTCCTGGCCAAGCTCCCCGACGCGCCGGCCGGCTCCAAGGGCATCTCGCTGTTCCTGGTGCCGAAGGTGATGGTCAACGCAGACGGCTCCCTGGCCGAGCGCAATGCCGTGTCCTGTGGCTCCATCGAGCACAAGATGGGCATCAAGGGCTCCGCCACCTGCGTGATGAACTTCGACGGCGCCACCGGTTGGATCGTCGACGCGCCGAACAAGGGCCTGGCCGCCATGTTCACCATGATGAACTACGAGCGCCTGGGCGTTGGCATCCAGGGCCTGGCCACCGGCGAGCGCTCATACCAGAGCGCCGTGGAATACGCCCGCGAGCGTATCCAGAGCCGCGCGCCGACCGGCCCGGTGGCGAAAGACAAGGCCGCCGACCCGATCATCGTGCACCCGGACGTGCGTCGCATGCTGCTGACCATGAAGGCGCTCAACGAGGGCGGCCGTGCCTTCTCCAGCTACGTCGCCATGCAGTTGGACACCGCCAAGTACAGCGAAGAGCCGACCACCCGCAAGCGCGCCGAGGAACTGGTCGCCCTGCTGACCCCGGTGGCCAAGGCCTTCCTCACCGACATGGGCCTGGAAACCACCATTCACGGCCAGCAGGTCTTCGGCGGCCACGGCTTCATCCGCGAGTGGGGCCAGGAGCAGCTGGTGCGCGATTGCCGCATCACCCAGATCTACGAAGGCACCAATGGCATCCAGGCGCTGGACCTGATGGGCCGCAAGATCGTCGGCAGCGGCGGCGCCTACGCCAAGCTGTTCACCGACGAGATCCGCACCTTCACCGCTTCGGCGTCCGCCGAGCTGGCCGAATTCACCGGCCCGCTGAACGCCGCCGTGCAGAACCTGGAAGAACTGACCGCCTGGGTCCTGGACCGCGCCAAGGGCAATCCGAACGAGATCGGCGCCGCGTCGGTCGAGTACCTGCAGGCCTTCGGCTACACCGCCTATGCCTACATGTGGGCGCTGATGGCGCGCGCCTCGCTGGGCAAGGAAGGCCAGGACGCGTTCTACGCCAGCAAGCTGGGCACCGCGCGCTTCTATTTCGCCCGCCTGCTGCCGCGCATCCACTCCCTGAGCGCCTCGGTGAAGGCCGGCAGCGAATCGCTGTACCTGCTGGACGCCGTGCAGTTCTAA